One segment of Dolichospermum sp. DET69 DNA contains the following:
- a CDS encoding XRE family transcriptional regulator — MLDYTISSGNIFQDLGFANAEEKLAKVKLASVIADILEQQQITHQEAGEVLDLEVEKVNNLINGILKEFTIENLLSYLIKLGQNVEIMVTNQQQDKSQPKINVVYQKIA, encoded by the coding sequence ATGTTAGATTATACAATCAGTTCTGGTAACATATTTCAAGATTTAGGATTTGCTAATGCAGAAGAAAAACTAGCCAAAGTTAAATTAGCTTCTGTCATTGCTGATATTTTAGAACAGCAACAAATTACACATCAAGAAGCTGGAGAAGTTTTAGACTTAGAAGTTGAAAAAGTAAATAATTTAATTAATGGTATTCTCAAAGAATTTACAATTGAAAATTTATTAAGTTATTTAATTAAACTAGGTCAAAATGTAGAAATAATGGTAACAAATCAACAGCAAGATAAATCTCAACCTAAAATTAATGTTGTTTATCAAAAAATTGCTTAA
- a CDS encoding NfeD family protein, with translation MPSSSLIWLLAGSILCLTELFLPSAFVSFMMGISALMVGLLSYLGIGNLWIQVAAWLLFSTMLIVFSRRFLQPRRRKSQIQDAVIGETITEILPGQVGRVLYEGNSWRAKCDDHKISLPPQQTVYVVRREGTTLIVIPDYLLSQ, from the coding sequence ATGCCAAGTTCTAGCTTAATTTGGCTGTTAGCTGGCTCGATATTGTGTTTAACGGAGCTTTTTTTGCCATCAGCTTTTGTTTCCTTCATGATGGGAATTAGTGCCTTGATGGTGGGATTGTTGTCCTACTTGGGTATAGGCAACTTGTGGATACAGGTTGCAGCTTGGCTATTATTTTCCACCATGCTAATTGTCTTTTCCCGGCGGTTTTTGCAACCACGACGACGGAAATCGCAAATTCAAGATGCAGTCATAGGAGAAACTATCACAGAGATTTTACCCGGACAGGTAGGAAGGGTACTATACGAGGGTAACTCTTGGCGAGCAAAATGTGATGATCACAAAATCAGCCTACCACCCCAGCAAACAGTTTACGTAGTGAGAAGGGAAGGAACAACTTTGATTGTGATACCAGATTATTTATTGAGTCAGTAG
- a CDS encoding WG repeat-containing protein, whose protein sequence is MNEKYGCINTRGQLVVPCEFDRVFLNYFRDYDFEKGMMKVKMGDKWGYINTSSSIVIPCQFDSNGWFFEGLASVKMGDKWGYVNTSGSIVIPCQFDSDGRFSEGLAGVKMGDKWGYINTSGLVVIPYQFDVAYSFGEGLAKVTINGKEHLIDKTGNIVY, encoded by the coding sequence ATGAATGAAAAATACGGATGTATCAACACCAGAGGTCAACTAGTTGTTCCCTGTGAGTTTGATAGGGTTTTTCTTAATTACTTTCGGGATTATGATTTTGAAAAAGGAATGATGAAAGTAAAAATGGGAGATAAATGGGGATATATCAATACGAGCAGTTCAATAGTTATTCCCTGTCAGTTTGATAGTAATGGATGGTTTTTTGAAGGATTAGCAAGTGTAAAAATGGGAGATAAATGGGGATATGTCAATACGAGTGGTTCAATAGTTATTCCCTGTCAGTTTGATAGTGACGGACGGTTTTCCGAAGGATTAGCAGGTGTAAAAATGGGAGATAAATGGGGATATATCAATACGAGCGGTTTAGTAGTTATTCCCTACCAGTTTGATGTTGCTTATAGTTTTGGAGAAGGACTCGCAAAAGTAACAATTAATGGCAAAGAACACTTAATAGATAAAACAGGAAACATAGTTTATTAA
- the purQ gene encoding phosphoribosylformylglycinamidine synthase subunit PurQ, with product MKFGILVFPGSNCDRDVAYVTRDLLGQPTRMVWHQDTDISDIDVVIVPGGFSYGDYLRCGAIARFSPVMQQVINHAQQGKFVLGICNGFQVLTEAGLLPGALARNQDLHFICDRSPLKVERNNLPWTQGYAEGEIMTLPIAHGEGRFYSDETTLAEIEANGQVLFRYQENPNGSLNNIAGICNLQGNVLGMMPHPERAADKALGNTDGLRLFQGLLGKVAALV from the coding sequence ATGAAATTTGGTATTTTAGTTTTTCCCGGTTCTAATTGTGATCGTGATGTGGCGTATGTGACTAGAGATTTGCTAGGACAACCAACGCGCATGGTTTGGCATCAAGATACTGATATTAGTGATATAGATGTGGTGATTGTCCCTGGTGGCTTTAGTTATGGGGATTATTTGCGTTGTGGGGCGATCGCTCGCTTCTCTCCTGTGATGCAGCAAGTAATTAACCATGCACAACAAGGTAAATTTGTCTTGGGTATTTGCAACGGGTTTCAGGTATTAACTGAAGCTGGTTTATTACCTGGGGCATTGGCTAGAAATCAAGATTTGCATTTTATTTGCGATCGCTCTCCCTTGAAAGTTGAGCGGAATAATTTACCTTGGACTCAAGGTTATGCTGAAGGGGAAATTATGACTTTGCCCATTGCTCACGGAGAGGGGCGATTCTACAGTGACGAGACCACTTTAGCAGAAATCGAAGCCAACGGACAAGTTTTATTTCGTTATCAAGAAAATCCCAACGGTTCACTTAACAACATTGCGGGGATTTGTAATCTTCAAGGCAATGTTTTGGGCATGATGCCACATCCAGAACGAGCAGCAGATAAAGCGTTAGGTAATACTGATGGTTTGCGCTTGTTTCAAGGTTTGTTGGGGAAGGTAGCGGCTTTGGTGTAA
- a CDS encoding type II toxin-antitoxin system HigB family toxin — protein sequence MHIISKKRLKEFSQQHPKSESNLETWYKIVNKAKWENFVQLRQVFPSADLVGNFTVFNVSGNNYRLIALVDYQYQEVYIRHILTHAEYDKQNWKQDPWYT from the coding sequence ATGCACATTATCAGCAAAAAGAGATTAAAAGAATTTTCGCAGCAGCATCCAAAATCTGAATCAAATCTAGAAACATGGTATAAAATTGTTAATAAAGCCAAATGGGAAAACTTTGTTCAATTACGTCAAGTATTCCCATCTGCGGATTTAGTTGGTAATTTCACCGTTTTCAATGTTAGTGGGAACAATTACCGACTGATCGCTTTAGTAGACTATCAATATCAAGAAGTGTATATTCGCCATATCCTTACCCATGCAGAATATGACAAACAAAATTGGAAACAAGACCCTTGGTACACCTAA
- a CDS encoding transcriptional regulator → MTNKIGNKTLGTPKTYLELITAFPPRKITSEEELAITQNIIDSLLDQERLTPDERDYLHLLGLVVSEYEEENYPVADIYGVELLKVLMTELNLQPKDLMPIFADETIISDILSEEQPLTIEQIEKLSNFFHVSPSVFLKNV, encoded by the coding sequence ATGACAAACAAAATTGGAAACAAGACCCTTGGTACACCTAAAACATATCTAGAATTGATCACTGCTTTTCCTCCCAGAAAAATTACCTCGGAGGAAGAATTAGCCATAACTCAAAATATTATTGATTCTTTATTAGATCAAGAAAGGCTAACTCCTGACGAACGAGATTATCTGCATTTATTAGGATTAGTAGTATCTGAATATGAAGAAGAAAATTATCCTGTAGCAGATATTTATGGAGTAGAACTATTAAAAGTATTAATGACAGAATTGAATTTACAACCCAAAGATTTAATGCCAATTTTTGCCGATGAAACTATAATATCTGATATTTTGTCAGAAGAACAACCCCTAACTATTGAACAAATCGAGAAACTTAGTAATTTCTTTCATGTTTCTCCATCTGTGTTCTTAAAAAATGTTTAG
- the purS gene encoding phosphoribosylformylglycinamidine synthase subunit PurS: protein MQIKYLAKIFVTLRTSVLDPAGVAVQSGLQQMGYDNVEQVRIGKYIELTIVAPDQMKARRDLNQICDQMLSNPVIENYRFELIEVESQTGVF, encoded by the coding sequence GTGCAAATAAAATATTTAGCTAAAATTTTCGTGACCCTTCGGACTTCGGTTTTAGATCCTGCTGGTGTGGCTGTACAATCTGGCCTTCAACAAATGGGATACGACAACGTGGAACAGGTGAGAATTGGTAAGTACATTGAGTTAACTATTGTCGCACCTGATCAAATGAAAGCGCGTCGAGACTTAAATCAAATCTGTGACCAAATGTTATCAAATCCGGTCATCGAAAATTATCGTTTTGAGTTGATTGAAGTAGAATCACAAACTGGAGTTTTTTAA
- a CDS encoding transcriptional repressor: MRAIHTRSQERILNLLQNIKQGISAQDIYVELRNLKQSMGLATVYRSLDALKLEGLVQVRTLANGEALYSLIQQDKHHLTCLQCGISIPIHQCPVHELENQLQTSHHFKVFYHTLEFFGLCTKCQGG, from the coding sequence ATGAGAGCGATCCACACCCGTAGTCAAGAACGGATTTTAAACCTGCTACAAAACATCAAACAAGGCATTTCTGCTCAAGATATTTACGTAGAATTACGTAATCTTAAACAAAGTATGGGTTTAGCAACAGTTTACCGTTCCTTGGATGCTCTCAAGTTAGAAGGCTTAGTACAGGTGCGAACATTGGCAAATGGTGAAGCCCTTTATAGCTTAATACAGCAAGATAAACACCATCTAACTTGCCTACAATGCGGTATTTCCATCCCCATTCATCAATGTCCTGTCCATGAACTCGAAAACCAATTACAAACCAGCCATCACTTTAAAGTTTTTTATCACACTTTAGAGTTTTTTGGACTATGTACAAAATGTCAAGGCGGTTAG
- a CDS encoding SPFH/Band 7/PHB domain protein gives MEQFFLLVFLALGGSAVAGSVRVVNQGNEALVERLGSYNKKMQPGLNFVLPFLDKVVYRETIREKVLDIPPQKCITRDNVGVEVDAVVYWRIVDMEKAWYRVENLQMAMVNLVLTQIRSEMGQLELDQTFTARSQISELLLQDLDVSTDPWGVKVTRVELRDIIPSQAVREAMELQMSAERRKRASILTSEGDRESAVNSARGKADAQILDAEARQKSVIMQAEAEQKAIVLRAQAERQQQVLKAQAIAESAEILAQKMKANPDAQKAVDVLLALSYLDMGTTIGKSDSSKVMFMDPRTIPATLEGIRSIVSNNDGDPKPLFPSN, from the coding sequence ATGGAACAGTTTTTTTTACTTGTCTTTTTGGCGCTTGGTGGTTCGGCTGTAGCTGGATCTGTGCGGGTTGTCAATCAGGGAAATGAAGCTTTGGTGGAAAGATTGGGTAGTTATAACAAAAAAATGCAACCAGGGCTAAATTTTGTCCTCCCTTTTCTGGATAAGGTTGTTTACCGCGAAACTATTCGGGAAAAAGTCTTGGATATTCCTCCCCAAAAATGTATTACCCGCGATAATGTGGGGGTTGAGGTAGATGCTGTAGTCTACTGGCGAATTGTGGATATGGAAAAAGCCTGGTATCGGGTAGAAAATCTCCAGATGGCTATGGTGAATTTGGTATTAACTCAAATTCGTTCGGAAATGGGACAATTGGAGTTAGATCAAACTTTTACTGCCCGCTCGCAAATTAGTGAGCTTTTATTACAAGATTTGGACGTTTCTACCGATCCTTGGGGTGTGAAGGTAACAAGGGTGGAGTTGAGAGATATTATTCCTTCTCAGGCTGTGCGGGAAGCAATGGAATTACAAATGTCGGCAGAACGCCGCAAACGGGCATCAATTCTGACTTCGGAAGGAGATAGAGAATCTGCGGTAAATAGTGCTAGAGGTAAGGCTGATGCTCAGATTTTGGACGCGGAAGCTAGGCAAAAATCCGTAATTATGCAAGCAGAAGCTGAACAAAAAGCGATAGTTCTCAGGGCGCAAGCAGAACGGCAACAACAGGTTTTAAAGGCGCAAGCGATCGCTGAATCAGCAGAAATTTTAGCACAAAAAATGAAGGCTAATCCTGATGCTCAAAAAGCGGTAGATGTGTTATTGGCTTTAAGTTATCTGGATATGGGGACAACTATTGGTAAAAGCGATAGTAGCAAGGTGATGTTTATGGATCCTCGCACTATTCCTGCTACTTTAGAAGGTATTCGTTCTATTGTCTCCAATAATGATGGTGATCCTAAACCTCTCTTTCCCAGTAATTAG
- a CDS encoding type II toxin-antitoxin system RelE/ParE family toxin: protein MTNDTIKTVIWVNSSKEELLEFPEDVIDEIGYILYRVQINQNHPKIKPLKGFNGVFEIRSNYQTDTYRTIYAIKIDDTVYVLHAFNKKSPKGIKTPQQTIDLIQQRLQTAIQISQTRQS from the coding sequence ATGACTAATGATACAATCAAAACAGTTATCTGGGTAAATTCTTCCAAAGAAGAACTTCTAGAATTTCCTGAAGATGTAATTGATGAAATTGGATATATTCTCTATCGCGTGCAAATCAATCAAAATCATCCTAAAATAAAACCATTAAAAGGATTTAATGGAGTATTTGAAATTCGCAGCAATTATCAAACTGATACATACCGCACTATTTATGCTATAAAAATTGATGATACTGTTTATGTTCTCCATGCTTTCAATAAAAAATCACCCAAAGGTATTAAAACACCTCAACAAACTATTGACTTAATTCAGCAAAGATTACAAACAGCAATCCAAATTTCACAAACTAGACAATCATGA